In Clostridium swellfunianum, a genomic segment contains:
- a CDS encoding MASE3 domain-containing sensor histidine kinase, with protein sequence MDSSYVIKKQEFQKKKFKGMSGNIIFIIVTMLVSFFLSSRNYVLFHTIIQMFTSVVAFSILIVAVNTYGISRNSFFMFLGIGYAFVGIFDFIHTITYPGMNIIKSSNFNISLQAAVLAMYVEAATTLFSYKLLKSNCTSFKPCLVAKGIFFLALGAILAIFWNNIFPDIIMENYKPTAFKIMSQIAIIVMLASSAFLYYRIRKNISYSLYIYTQHSIAARILTVLFFTFGEPYNSLNVMLHVSKFMAFYYIYKALIDVGLKTPYNHLYFKLNATSRELAEENSMRRTVEEAFVSNEECYKILIENSKDAIVVLCEGNYIYANDKALNRLGVDHINDLKGRTIYDFVYEDDIEKIEDILNDISNKKSVVPFFETKIKVNNEIHHIETAAAYFINNGKPAVLAILRDLDYKEQVKKLKEDVKKSSELLNESREYNKLITEFISNISHELRTPLNVILSAVQLLNMGGVSNYPEDKTKKYLNSMKQNCYRLLKLVNNFIDISKIDSGYLELNLQNYNIVNMVEDITLSVADYVNEKGITLTFDTDTEEKIMACDFDKIERIMLNLLSNAIKFTNPGDSIFVNFTDEGEVVTISVKDTGIGIPYDKQEIIFERFRQVDKSFTRNHEGSGIGLALVKSLIEMHGGTIKLNSSIGEGSEFIITLPAAAVSYDEFEEENSYESNVERIKIEFSDIYS encoded by the coding sequence ATGGATTCAAGTTATGTCATTAAAAAGCAAGAATTTCAAAAGAAAAAGTTTAAGGGGATGAGCGGAAATATAATTTTTATAATTGTTACAATGCTTGTAAGCTTTTTCTTAAGCAGCAGAAACTATGTGTTGTTTCATACTATTATTCAAATGTTTACATCTGTTGTTGCTTTCAGCATACTAATAGTAGCTGTAAATACTTATGGAATTTCTAGAAATAGCTTTTTCATGTTTCTAGGAATAGGTTATGCCTTTGTAGGGATATTTGATTTTATTCATACAATTACATATCCGGGAATGAACATTATAAAATCATCGAATTTTAATATTTCACTGCAAGCTGCAGTTTTAGCAATGTATGTAGAAGCAGCTACTACTTTGTTTTCTTATAAACTTCTGAAAAGTAATTGTACTAGCTTTAAACCATGTTTAGTTGCTAAGGGGATTTTTTTCTTGGCGCTGGGGGCAATTTTAGCAATATTTTGGAATAATATTTTTCCTGATATAATAATGGAAAATTACAAGCCTACAGCTTTTAAAATTATGAGTCAGATAGCAATTATAGTGATGCTTGCATCTAGTGCATTTTTATATTATAGAATAAGAAAAAATATAAGTTATAGTCTTTATATTTATACCCAGCATAGTATTGCTGCAAGAATATTGACAGTTTTATTTTTTACTTTTGGAGAACCATATAATTCTTTGAATGTGATGCTTCATGTGTCGAAGTTTATGGCTTTTTATTATATATATAAAGCTCTAATAGATGTGGGACTGAAAACTCCCTACAATCACTTATACTTCAAATTAAATGCGACAAGTAGAGAACTTGCTGAAGAGAACAGCATGAGAAGAACTGTTGAAGAAGCATTTGTGAGTAATGAAGAATGTTATAAAATACTTATAGAAAATTCAAAGGATGCTATTGTTGTTCTTTGTGAGGGCAATTATATTTATGCTAATGATAAAGCTCTAAATCGTCTTGGAGTAGACCACATAAATGATTTAAAGGGTAGAACAATTTATGATTTTGTTTATGAAGATGATATAGAAAAGATAGAAGATATATTAAACGATATAAGTAATAAAAAGAGTGTGGTACCTTTCTTTGAAACTAAAATAAAGGTTAATAATGAGATACACCATATAGAAACAGCAGCTGCCTACTTTATAAATAATGGAAAACCAGCTGTATTAGCAATTCTAAGAGATTTAGACTATAAAGAGCAGGTTAAAAAACTTAAAGAGGATGTGAAAAAAAGCTCAGAACTTCTAAATGAATCCAGGGAGTACAATAAGCTTATAACTGAGTTTATATCAAATATATCCCATGAACTGAGGACTCCATTAAATGTTATATTAAGCGCTGTACAGCTTTTGAATATGGGAGGGGTAAGTAATTATCCAGAAGATAAGACCAAAAAATATCTTAATAGCATGAAGCAAAATTGTTATAGGCTTTTAAAACTAGTAAATAATTTTATAGATATTTCAAAAATTGATTCAGGTTACTTAGAACTTAACCTTCAAAATTACAATATAGTCAATATGGTGGAAGACATAACTCTATCGGTAGCTGATTATGTTAATGAGAAAGGAATAACGCTTACTTTTGACACTGATACTGAAGAAAAAATTATGGCCTGTGATTTTGACAAGATTGAAAGAATAATGCTTAATCTCTTATCTAATGCTATTAAATTTACTAATCCAGGTGACAGTATATTTGTAAACTTTACTGATGAAGGAGAAGTTGTCACCATCTCAGTAAAAGATACGGGCATAGGTATTCCTTATGATAAACAGGAAATTATTTTTGAACGCTTCAGACAAGTGGACAAGTCGTTTACAAGAAATCATGAGGGCAGCGGCATTGGTCTTGCTCTTGTTAAATCACTTATTGAAATGCATGGAGGAACTATTAAGTTAAATAGCAGTATTGGAGAAGGCAGCGAGTTTATCATAACTCTTCCTGCAGCAGCAGTTTCATATGATGAGTTTGAGGAAGAAAATTCTTATGAGAGCAACGTAGAAAGAATTAAAATAGAATTTTCAGATATCTACTCGTAA
- a CDS encoding GGDEF domain-containing protein has protein sequence MFSLNSAYITRQLFINACILVTTLFIASQVFSETGLHKNSSKKLHLTAGFIGGISGILLITFSVNLMPGLILDFRYVPIIVVSMFTSLSSILVTTFMIVSFRIIYLGLNMYSISATIAMFTIAIFCYHIGSRKISRTKKWTYMFIFSIVCYTVLLFFLIPNKVLLVETLIGFWVGSAFVDFLVYIITNNLYNSFIYVERLKNESTTDFLTGLNNVRTFDTEINKYTKEALQQGNRLSVLMLDIDHFKKINDTYGHATGDIVLRELALVLKETCGKSGFISRMGGEEFSVILPNFSSIEAIRLSEIIRTTIASNDFFSSDGQKIKVTISIGVATYDETIKEIDNIMEKADNELYRAKHSGRNKVCA, from the coding sequence ATGTTTTCACTTAATTCAGCTTATATAACAAGGCAATTATTCATAAATGCCTGTATATTAGTTACAACCCTATTTATCGCAAGTCAAGTCTTTAGCGAGACTGGCTTACATAAAAATTCATCAAAAAAACTTCACTTAACTGCCGGCTTTATTGGAGGTATTTCTGGAATACTATTAATTACCTTTAGTGTAAATCTTATGCCTGGCTTAATATTGGACTTTAGATATGTTCCTATTATAGTAGTGTCCATGTTTACTTCTCTTAGCTCAATCTTAGTCACCACATTTATGATAGTTTCTTTTAGAATAATTTATCTAGGTTTAAATATGTACTCAATATCTGCAACTATTGCCATGTTTACTATAGCAATTTTCTGCTATCATATAGGATCAAGAAAAATATCTAGAACAAAAAAATGGACATACATGTTTATATTTTCAATAGTCTGCTACACTGTTCTCTTGTTTTTTCTAATACCCAATAAAGTGCTTTTAGTTGAAACACTTATTGGTTTTTGGGTTGGTTCTGCATTCGTTGATTTTTTAGTATATATAATCACTAATAATTTATACAATTCCTTTATATATGTCGAAAGACTTAAAAATGAATCAACTACAGATTTTTTAACAGGTTTAAATAATGTAAGAACTTTTGATACAGAAATTAATAAATACACTAAGGAAGCGTTGCAACAAGGAAATAGACTTTCAGTTTTAATGCTTGATATTGATCATTTCAAAAAAATAAACGATACTTACGGCCATGCTACCGGAGATATTGTACTTAGAGAATTGGCATTAGTACTTAAGGAAACCTGTGGAAAATCGGGCTTTATATCTAGAATGGGAGGGGAAGAGTTTTCAGTTATTCTTCCTAACTTTTCAAGCATAGAAGCTATACGACTTTCCGAAATCATAAGGACCACCATAGCTTCAAATGATTTCTTTTCTTCTGATGGACAAAAGATTAAAGTTACAATCTCTATAGGGGTTGCAACTTATGATGAGACTATTAAAGAAATTGATAATATTATGGAGAAGGCAGACAATGAATTATACAGGGCAAAGCACAGCGGTCGTAACAAAGTATGTGCATAA